The DNA sequence caaaatttaaatttagtgtGGGGGTGTTCTTGAGAATCTgcttactttttaattaattaatttggtcTTTTTGAGATAAGGGATGTAGCTGAAGCTTGCCTGACCACTTGGGTCCACTTCCCAGGAGTTGGGGTCACAGGTGTGTCTATGTTCCTGATTGAAAGTCTCACTTTATATCCTGCCAAAGAGGCTGCCAGTTTGTGCGGTGCGGCTCCTCACCCTGGAAAGTGCTCTTCTGCTTTGGGCTGGAACTGTTTCCCTTTCTTTGGTGTGGATGCACTTTACTTTGTGTTTGCAGGTGTGGGACTCCTGCTCAGAGGCTTTGATAATGTTCGACAGGGACAACCTAGATGACATGGGCTATATAGTGGAAAATGACGTCATCATGAATGCCCTCACCAAACAGCTGGAAGCTGTGGCAGGTGAGCTCCCACCTCCACTTCCTCTCTGGGAAGTGATTGCCAGAGGAAAAGAGCCTTCCTCACGTACTGTACCCAGGCATGCTGGCAcactttaatgccagcactcgggaggcagaggcagaggccggtaAATAAGAGCTGGGAAAACAGCAGAGGCTGGAGTGATTGCCTAGCTGTCTCAAGGCCCTGCATCAATCCTGAgtacagggaaaaaaaacccagaacagtaaaccatccatccatacaaaatCTGTACACAAAATATTCACAGCACCATTTACCAACTGCCAAAATGTGGGAACAATCCAAATCCTATTAATTgatgaataaagaaatacaatttgATATATCTATACAATGAAATGTTATTTGGCAGTAAAAGGGAGTGTATTACTAGTCCATGTTACAGTTGACTGAATCTCAGAAACATGGTAGGTGAGGAATCCAACACATTAATACAATGGTTTCATCCACCATCTGAGCTGTTGAGAACAGACAACTGCAGAAAGATAAAAGCAGCTGCCGGGGTGGTGgtgctatacagagaagctcTGTGTTGAAAAAACAATTAGGAGTGGTGTAATAGTAGATCAGTTGTCTAGTGTGTAACCTTGAGCTCCATCAACAGACagaatcactgtgtgtgtgtgtgtgtgtgtgtgtgtgatacttgCTAGTGAACCTAGGGTTTATAGAGTGTTAGGTAAGTGCCTTTCCGCTGACTTGCCTACATCCTTATCCCTCTTCAAGCTGTTTTGAAATCTGTAATACTTTTTTGTCGTCTGCAGCCACTGTTCCCTGAGATTGCACACCAACATTTATTTTACTCATCTAATTACATCTTAGCACCTAAAAAGATAAGATGATGGCTGGGTggtggcagcgcacgcctttaatcccagcgctctggaggtagaggcggatctctgagtttgatgtcagcctggtctacagagtgagtttcaggacagccaaggctatacagaaaaacttttttttttcaagaaataaacaaacaaaaacaaacaaacaaaaaaacccaagccaaCTTTTGAAGGCGAGAACTTATTTCAGCCTGTGGTGTCCCCTCTCGCTTGCTCAGCTGCAGAAAGAAACTGGGAGGAGAACTAGGCTAGagttctctctcccacccctgaTGTGTATATTGAGGCATTGTTGAtactgggtctctctgtgtagccctggctggtctagaactccctatgtagaccaggctggcctccagctcgtAGAGGTGTACCCTCATCTGCTAGGACTGAATGCGCTCCACTacgaactccctatgtagaccaggctggcctccagctcgtAGAGATGTGCCCTCATCTGCTAGGACTGAATGCGCTCCACTacgaactccctatgtagaccaggctggcctccagctcgtAGAGATGTACCCTCATCTGCTAGGACTGAATGCGCTCCACTACGCGGGGCTGtgctttctccttttcacttTCCGACATCAAGCCGTTTCCTGGCTTCTGTTCTTTACCTGCAGTTCCTTTACTATTTGAGTTACTTTTAGATCTTCTTTTCCTGCTTCTCAGTAAATGAGAGGACAGGGCTAGCCAGAGACTTTGCTTTTAGATCACTTAGTTTGCCCTCTCGTCGACCCACCTTTCTGACGTTTGCTTCGTTCTCTTTTCTCCTGCAGATCGAGTGAAGGTTCTTTATGAGAGCAAAGCTGTTGGCTATTCCTGGCCTGGTCCATTTTCCATGGCAGACTCCAGCCCTTGGGTCCATATTACCCTAGGTGATGGCAGTACCCTCCAGACCAAACTATTGGTAGTTGAAGATTCTTCCTTTGTCAGGGGTCTTGCATGTCCACACCTTATGTTCTAGGTCTGTAGTTTCAGATGGAAACCGTGGGTTGGACTTCAGGTTATTATCTCTAGAATGACCAGCCCctattcaggacagccagagctaagaTGGTCTTACCCTTCCTGTACTGGAAGCAACCTCATGGGCCAGCTTAGGGTAGGCTAGCCAGACTCCCAGGACAGGACGGAATGGGAGTGTTGGGGACTCCAGCTGTTCTTTTCCTGTTACAGAGGTCCCAGTGTTGTTCATCTCCTTGAAGCTCTCCTCCTACCTCCAGTGCCTGTCTGTGTCTAACTTCTCCCTCTAGTTCACGCCTCCAGAGGCTCTGCTTGAATGTGGCTGTTGCTGGTACCTTTTGGTTCAGATAGCCACTTGGCCCCGTTGGCTCCGGCTGGGGTCCCATTTTGTATGGCTTCCCTATGGGGGCTGTGAGCGGCACAGGCTGAGCAGTTTGATGAATGCAGTGGTTCTAAGATTTAGCAGCATCTTGTCTCCATGCAGATTGGTGCTGATGGGTACAAGTCAGGAGTGAGGCAAGCTGCTGGGATCCAGAATGTCAGCTGGAACTACGACCAGTCTGCTGTGGTGGCCACTCTCCACTTATCAGAGGTAATCTCTTGAGCTGCCCATGGGAGACCTTGTCCTGAGTACTCAGTACTCCTTACAAGAATTGTCTTTTGTTCTAGGTCACAGAAAACAATGTAGCCTGGCAGAGATTTCTTCCCTCTGGGCCTATTGCTCTGCTCCCGGTAAGAGATCCTCTGGCCAGTTAACTGAAAGGTAGCCTGCCTTAGTCTTAAGAACTTTGCGTCCTTGAGCCTGGTTTAACGGGTTCTGTTCCAGGAATGCACTGGTTCCTTTGCTCAGTTTCCATTGCTTGAAAATGTCTAAGTTCAGAAGAGCAGGTTTTCgttgctcatttgtttttcagAACTGTCTCCTTGGCTGACCTGACACTCACTTTTGCTGCTGTatactgtgattacaggcatgtgccaccacaccaggctgatGTTCTTCTTTTGACACAGCTCTCAGATACCTTGAGTTCCTTGGTTTGGTGCACATCTCATGAGCATGCAGCAGAGCTGGTCAGCATGGATGAGGAAGAATTCGTGGATGCCATCAACTCTGCCTTTGTGAGTATCCCCTTTCTAGCTGCTGGTGTGATGAGGAAAAGAGGAAATCATGCAGCGCCCTCTTAGCAAGTGCCGAGGCCTGGGTTTAGACTGTGTCAGGGCAGAGGAATGTGCAAAACAATGGAAGCTGTGGGCTGCTGTGCTGATCGGAAGGCCTGCCAAGGTACATGGGTCATTTAGTGTCCATTCCTATGCAGTGTAGCACCTTCTGTGTAACAGGCTCTGAAGAGCCTCTGCCTTTGGGAAGCCCACAGTCAAGTGAGTGAGAATGACAATCTATGCCCCATAacagatggaggccagaggagaacatAGGGTGAGTGGCACTCTAGTTCCTTTGTGACTGTTGCTAAGAATTGGTGAACAATAAAGTTCAGTTTTAGTCAGAGGCCAACCCAGGAATACTTTGGCATGACCCAAAATAAAACCTGCCAGGGGGGTTTGTCACTCATGAACAAATCAGTTTAGGCATGTTACATAGCATTACCCATAGCTTTGGTTATAAAAACAGGGTCTTTGGTGAGCTTTTAATTGTTTACTGATCACTAATCAAATCCCACCGTTTGGGGCTGACCGGCGTGCAGTGGAGTGATGTTCACCACACAGACTTTGTTGACTCGGCCAGCGCCATGATACGCCATGCTGTCGCCCTTCTGAAGCCCACTAAGGTCTCAGCCCGTCAGCTGCCCCCAAGTATAGCCAAGGTGGATGCTAAGAGCAGAGCCCTCTTTCCTCTGGGGCTGGGACATGCTGCTGAGTACGTCCGGCCTCGGGTGGCCCTCATCGGGTAAGACTGTCATGGGGTAGGCCACTGCTTTCTGTGTTTGCTGGAGGCCACACCTGAATGTTGCTTTATTCTTAGTGATGCAGCCCACAGAGTCCATCCGCTTGCGGGACAAGGTGTCAACATGGGCTTCGGGGATATTTCTAGCTTGGTTCATCATCTCAGTACAGCAGCCTTCAATGGAAAGGACTTAGGTAAGGATTTGGGTATCCTGACATCAGGCAGAGATGCAGTAAGGTCTGCTGGAAACTAGAGGAAGTATTTACTACTGCAGTAAGGATTTACCTTTGCTCTTGCTTTTGAACCCCAGGCTCCATGAGCCACCTCACAAGTTATGAAACAGACAGACAGCGTCATAATACTGCTCTTCTGGCTGCTACTGACCTATTGAAAAGGCTCTACTCTACCAGTGCCACTCCGCTCGTGTTGCTCAGGACATGGGGCTTACAGGCAACTAATGCAGTGTCTCCGCTCAAAGTAAGTGGACACTTAAGGCTCtcccaagtttttcttttttctttttttttgttttgttttgtttttcgaggcagggtttttctgtgtggccctggctgtcctggaactcactctgtagaccaggctggcctcgaactcagaaatccacctgcctctgcctcccaagtgctgggattaaaggtgtgcgccaccactgcctggtgttttgttttgtttttttgttttttgaactgAGGAAGGAGTACAAAAGTTCTCAATTTCTTTGGGATTAAACGCATTTGCTACTGTCTACAGTGACCACACCTTCCCAGATGATTATGAATAAGAGAATCTGCTGGATTTGTTGATGTCCATATCTAAGCAATAATTTGGAATAGTTAGGCAGGACCTAGGAATAAAgggttgagggctggagagatgactcagtggttaaaagcagtggatgttcttccagaaggACTGgatcaatccccagaacccacatggcggctcacaaccatctgtaactccaatcctagggtatctgacaccttctggcctGAGTATACTGGGCATGCATGTagtatacagacatgcatgtaacATGAAGGCACACtagatataaataaagaataaaaacaaaacaggactggaaaggtggctcagcaaaGAGTGCTGGCTGTTTTTGCAgggctcagtccccagaacccatgatgGATGCTCACAGCAGGTGTCTGAGACCCTGCTCTATCCTCCTCAGGCTCCTACATGCCACAGCaaacacatggaggtcagaagacaacttccgaGAGTTAATCTCTCCTTCCACAGAGGTTACAGTGACTGACCTCGGGCTCTCAGGCTTttacttgtgtggcaagtgcttttacctgctgagccagcttgccAGCCCTGTTCTTACAGCTGCAATAAGCAGGGCTCCTGGGAGGTTCTCTGTGGGACTTCTGCCCTGTTTCTCCCTTAGCCATCTTGGCTGTTTATGAAGtcacctttcctctctcctgcaGCGAGCAAGCATCACTCACTGCTTTTCCCTTTCTCTAGGAACAGATTATGGCCTTTGCGAGCAAATGAGTGCTCCTCTTCTGGAGACCATGAGGATGATTAAAGAACACCTAGCCCTGGGACCTTCCCAATATGGTTTAATAAATTTACACCAGAATTTGTGTCTCTTTGCCTCTTCTGATTAATTGGTCTGTGGTACCAAAACAGTGATAGCTAAGGAAAGACCCAAAGGAAAACTATTTAATTGAAAGGAGCTTTTTATTACTGTGCAAACAAAGGAGTCTCCAAGATGCTCTCCCTCATTTCACTTGGTAACAATCCTTTCGAAATAAAGTACTTAAATGTACTTAAATGCTGGTcgtaaatttatataattatcttGACAGAGTAAGAATTAGAAATACCCGATACATTTTCGTTAAactgttgttttaaaattaacaCTGGCATGCCAATTAAATGTAAATTGCTTTGACAAAGTACACTGGATTTGAGGGGACACAAAGATGAATCACAGCCATATCTTAATACtgctcttttccccttcctttgcaCAGCTCCACAGTTGTTTTATTTATGGCTTATCTCTGGGATACCATTCTCTGTCCAGTAACAAAACAATACATGATCTCATAGCATCCACAGCTGCAGAGGCCCCAGGAACCAGTCAGAAGGGAGCTGAGAAGTTACACAAGTCTTCCTTGTGTGGTTGCGAGTGGGTAACATGGAGTGGTTCATTACTTGGGGTTTTGAAGTGTGTATTGCAAAGTACCAGAGAGGCCTCCAGAAGAGACCTCAAACTGTGTTAGAAAAAAACACTACAGAATGCCATACCCAGCAGTTTATTTTGAAAGGTGAAGTAAGAAAATAAGCTAAATTGTTTTGGAATAGCTTTTAAGGGATGAGACAGCTGTTGCTACAGAGGAGCTTTTTAAGTAATGTGGAAAACTTAGTACAAAGTAATGTTAGTAAACCCAGAAAACGTTTCCAGAATAAAAGAGGGCAGCTGCTGGAAAAACGATGGCCAGAGCCTCTCGGGACAAGGTGGCTTTTTTCAATACGGGAGCCTTCATAAGAATACTGACTTCAATGTATGAAAAAAAGTTACAAAGGTGAGAATTTAAGGCACACTTTTCAAGGACTTCCATGACTCAGATGTTCTTCATCTAGTAGTGATAACACACACAGCATCCACCATGTGCCAGACCACATCCCcggtatttaaaatatattaatgttttcACAGAGGTGAAACTTAAGAACACATAGAAGCCCCTTAATAAAAAAGACCCGTGTTACTGGGTGAAGGTGGTGCACACTTTTCATCCTAatactagagaggcagaggccagcctgatctacagagtgagttctaggacagccaaggctacagagaaaccctgtctccaaaaatagaaaaaaaattgaagatataTGCAGATAAATTTCTGAGGTCAAAGTTCATGTATTTAGGAGTTCTGGCAGTATCCAAGGTAACCATAGGTGTCTGTGGAAACATATGCACTTTATAGCTAGGGTCCCTATGTCCAAGGCGTCAGAGACCACCTGTGTACAGAGCACGAGTTGTTGGCTCTGCTTTCAGAGCTGGGGCTGAATTTAGGGCCTGACATGCCAAATAGCTTTGCCACCAAATGCTGTCTTATgacatcctttttaaaatttgttgagtATTGCACTGAGTGGCCCAGAGTAGACTCAAACTGGTTATGTAGCAAGCCTAtaacttgcaatcttcctgcctcagctccaagGTAGCTAGCATTATAGGCCTGTGCCATGAGGTCTGTTATATGGGCATCTTTAATGAGCACAGCTTACTcttggagaaacagctcagtttCTCTCAACTGTGAGAGCATTTAGTGGCCTATGGCTGGCCtaatacttttctctttctttacatgATTGATGCAACATAATGACTTAAAAACCAAGGCTCCCCAGGGACTACTGTGGGCCCGGGCATGGCCACACCCTTTGTGAAGAGCAGAAGGAAAAGGGGTGACCAAAAATTACGTTAGGGGAGACGGAAACttctggaagaagaagaggaagggtaaAGTGCTGTGACAGGAGCCAAGCAATAGGAGACCCTCAGGCCAATGATGTCATACCAGAAATGACATGGTGGCAGAAGTTTAAAATCTTTAATGACTTTAAAGGGTTAAATAATGCAAGCACCTGTGCCTCTCGCATGCATGACCTGTGTTCAACCACACAGAAGATGTCTTGAGAGAGAAATCATGGTTCTCTAATGTTACTCATTGTCCTGACCTGTACCAACATGGACCAAAATAGTCAATCAAATCAAATTTGGGTATCACTGGAAAGGGGATCTGAAATCCTGagctagacaaaaaaaaattcagaaaatagcTAAATTCAGCAAGGGCCTAGGCAGGAATGCACTACTATAAAAGCATAGTGCTAGCACATTGTGCTTAACATTcaagaagtcctgggttcaattcccagcacttttCACACCTCAGTTCCCAAAAGGACAACTGAAAGCATTGGTAGTCTTCAGACACAAATAGCTCACACACTAACTTCTAACTGCAGAGCAAAAACAAGGGTACGGTTGTACTTCACAGAAATACAAAGGTACACAGTTTAGGGCTGTGTTTAATTCTATAAACACACTGGCTTGGGAGGCAGTGCTGGCACTGGATAGGCACACATCTCTAGGGCTGAATGTTCACTAAGTCTAGAGTGGCAATGGCTATCCCTTGAGACCCAATGGTCTCCTTGCTTATAGCTCTAACTTCAGGCAGTTAAGAGCTACACTCTCCATCTTGCTAAGATTGACCATGACATGAGCATAATAgctcactcctgtaatcccaaggttcaggaggctgaggcaagagaattgatAATTCAAGGCAACCTGggttacatactgagttccaggccagcctgaacaacACAACATGGcccttgtctaaaaataaaatacttaggaCAACTCTAAGCTCTAAATTGGTTGGTTGATGTATTATGCCACAGGATCACACAAATTCTAATACAGtatcttttcccctctctctttcaatTATAGATGGGAAGCAAAACCAGGTATTTCCCCCAGGCTTTTAGGGTAGGGACTataaggggaggaagaaaaaaattaccagtATTGATAGTTTATGGGATTTAAGTAAATCAGCTTAATTTAgcttataaacaaaaaaaaaaaagaaaaaaaagaaaaaaaaaaagaaaccattcaaAGCCATGAAGCATCCAAGGGTGAAACAAGATTATTCTTTGGTTCCCAGGACCTGtctctgaactcaggatctaACATGGAGTTCTaaacctttgtttttctttgcaggACTCTGTAACATACAAAGAATTTCAAAAGATTTACACTCTGGTGCCAGCCATGCACCCATGTGGTTAGGAGCCATTCACATTAGATATGCAAATTATTTAAGCCCAAATCACTAGGCTCAAGGGCAAGACTCATCTATAAAATCTTTCCTTATAAAGCCAGTTAACAGGTTTCGGTCCAGGCTTTTCCCAGAGAAGGTCAGAAAATGTTCGAGTCCACACCTTCCTGTAAAAAAATTGTTCGGAAATGCAGGCTTCAGAGGACGAGCTCGGCCTCAGCTGGTGATGCCCAGAGACTGGAGCAGGTGAAAGGTGGCCCCCAAGGCCCAACCAGTCTCTATGTTGTTCACTTTCTTTGTGAGCTGTTGAAGAAGAAAGTCTTCACATTTTCATGCAGTTTTCAACATATGCAAGCatgttataataaatatatataataaatatgtccAAAGGGACAGCTGCTACCCCATGCGGCCAAGCACTAATTGCCCCATATCCAGCATGCTCACGAAGTGGCTTTAAGCAGACATTTGTAGGGAGCCTTTTGTGAGCCGGGCTTATGGACGCTCCTTAAACTCCACAAAAAGTGTAGCCCCTCTAGCCTTGTCTTCTGAGTCACCAGTTTCTGATCAGGCCAGTCATAACATAATGCTCATGGGTGTGGGAGGAATGGAACTGGCAAGAGCTGGGTGGACTTAGGTAGGGAAGCCCACATTAGCTTTCTGATTCTATGTAAGCAACTGACCCTCAAGCACTAATAACCAACTAGGGCATTCTGCACTCAATTGTCTGGATTGTTCACGACCTTTATTGCTTTGAACAAAACTTTAGAACTGATCCCTCAATTACAGAAAAGAGGCTTAgattactttttataaaattgttttctttagacTCCTTCCTATCCCTCCCCATAGATTTCAGTATATGCAGGCTCTGTACCCTCTGTGATAAgctatttattataaaatagatcttttaaaaagattttcagttttattattttttaaaattgtgtgtggaTACAAGTGTCTGCCTGTGAGTATGTACCCTTTGAGTGCACGTGCCTGTGCAGGGCAGAggtgttggatctcttggagtaggggttataggtagttgtgagccacctgacataggtgctaggaattgaatgtagtcctctggaagagcggcaagtattcttaactgtggagccatctctccagccccctaaaacttataattaaaaataggtatttatattttttatgtgtgtcaaTGTTCTGACCACAGGTaagtatgtgcaccatgtgtgtgcctaagtGCCCACAGTGAGCAGAAGGCAGGTTcacatgccctggaactggagtgacaggtgtctgtgagccaccatgtggatgctgggaatcaaacaggggtcctctgcaaaagcagccactgctcttaaccacagagccatctccatagcccaAAATATATCTTATGAATTTCATACAActtgttttcttactttctatACCACTATCGAATGATTACAAACTATATTCACAAAGATGGTTAAAGTCTGATTCTTGTCCTCCCGCAGCATGCAGTCTATGAGAAGACAGTA is a window from the Mastomys coucha isolate ucsf_1 unplaced genomic scaffold, UCSF_Mcou_1 pScaffold6, whole genome shotgun sequence genome containing:
- the Coq6 gene encoding ubiquinone biosynthesis monooxygenase COQ6, mitochondrial isoform X1, whose protein sequence is MAARIGSMAGLLCVRWWRTAQLAARGEPLVACRRWAGSSADTVYDVVVSGGGMVGSAMACALGHDIHFHDKKILLLEAGPKKALEKLSETYSNRVSSISPGSTTLLSSFGAWDHICNMRCKAFRRMQVWDSCSEALIMFDRDNLDDMGYIVENDVIMNALTKQLEAVADRVKVLYESKAVGYSWPGPFSMADSSPWVHITLGDGSTLQTKLLHLVSMQIGADGYKSGVRQAAGIQNVSWNYDQSAVVATLHLSEVTENNVAWQRFLPSGPIALLPLSDTLSSLVWCTSHEHAAELVSMDEEEFVDAINSAFWSDVHHTDFVDSASAMIRHAVALLKPTKVSARQLPPSIAKVDAKSRALFPLGLGHAAEYVRPRVALIGDAAHRVHPLAGQGVNMGFGDISSLVHHLSTAAFNGKDLGSMSHLTSYETDRQRHNTALLAATDLLKRLYSTSATPLVLLRTWGLQATNAVSPLKEQIMAFASK
- the Coq6 gene encoding ubiquinone biosynthesis monooxygenase COQ6, mitochondrial isoform X2; the protein is MAARIGSMAGLLCVRWWRTAQLAARGEPLVACRRWAGSSADTVYDVVVSGGGMVGSAMACALGHDIHFHDKKILLLEAGPKKALEKLSETYSNRVSSISPGSTTLLSSFGAWDHICNMRCKAFRRMQVWDSCSEALIMFDRDNLDDMGYIVENDVIMNALTKQLEAVADRVKVLYESKAVGYSWPGPFSMADSSPWVHITLGDGSTLQTKLLIGADGYKSGVRQAAGIQNVSWNYDQSAVVATLHLSEVTENNVAWQRFLPSGPIALLPLSDTLSSLVWCTSHEHAAELVSMDEEEFVDAINSAFWSDVHHTDFVDSASAMIRHAVALLKPTKVSARQLPPSIAKVDAKSRALFPLGLGHAAEYVRPRVALIGDAAHRVHPLAGQGVNMGFGDISSLVHHLSTAAFNGKDLGSMSHLTSYETDRQRHNTALLAATDLLKRLYSTSATPLVLLRTWGLQATNAVSPLKEQIMAFASK